A genomic segment from Micromonospora echinaurantiaca encodes:
- a CDS encoding class I SAM-dependent RNA methyltransferase produces MTEPGRGLEEAERVELTVGAVAPGGHCVARVDGQVVFVRHALPGERVVAEVTEVHKGFVRADAVTVLAAAPERVEPPCPYAKPGRCGGCDLQHVTPAAQLEWKAAVVREQLTRLGGLTPDELDGLGVRVEALPGGPLGWRSRVRYAVDAAGRAGLLKHRSHEVVPIDRCLIAHPAIQALPVLTPSGARWPEGDAVDTVASTGGDVTVSTVAEGVATPVDGPAEVREVAAGREWTLPASAFWQVHPAAADTLVGAVLAALEPRPGESAWDLYGGAGLFAAALADRVGPGGRVTLVESAAQGVAAARENLRDLRQVEVVAARVESALARRRITGPVDVVVLDPPRSGAGGRVVRELAAAGPRAVAYVACDPAAFARDVRTFAGLGWRLATLRGFDLFPMTQHVELVGLLLPPD; encoded by the coding sequence GTGACTGAGCCGGGGCGGGGCCTGGAGGAGGCCGAGCGGGTCGAGCTGACCGTAGGGGCGGTCGCCCCCGGCGGGCACTGCGTGGCCCGGGTGGACGGCCAGGTGGTCTTCGTCCGGCACGCGCTGCCCGGTGAGCGGGTGGTCGCCGAGGTCACCGAGGTGCACAAGGGCTTCGTCCGGGCCGATGCGGTGACCGTGCTGGCCGCCGCGCCGGAGCGGGTCGAGCCGCCCTGCCCGTACGCGAAGCCGGGCCGCTGCGGCGGCTGTGACCTGCAGCACGTCACCCCCGCCGCGCAGTTGGAGTGGAAGGCCGCGGTGGTGCGCGAGCAGCTCACCCGCCTCGGTGGGCTGACCCCGGACGAGCTGGACGGGCTGGGCGTACGGGTCGAGGCGCTGCCCGGCGGCCCGCTGGGCTGGCGCTCCCGGGTGCGCTACGCGGTGGACGCGGCCGGCCGGGCCGGCCTGCTCAAGCACCGCTCCCACGAAGTGGTGCCGATCGACCGCTGCCTGATCGCCCACCCGGCGATCCAGGCGCTGCCGGTGCTCACCCCGAGCGGGGCGCGCTGGCCGGAGGGGGACGCGGTCGACACCGTCGCCTCCACCGGCGGGGACGTCACCGTCTCCACCGTCGCCGAGGGGGTCGCCACGCCGGTCGACGGGCCGGCCGAGGTGCGCGAGGTGGCCGCCGGCCGGGAGTGGACGCTGCCCGCGTCCGCCTTCTGGCAGGTGCACCCGGCCGCGGCGGACACCCTGGTCGGCGCGGTGCTGGCGGCCCTGGAGCCGCGCCCGGGCGAGTCGGCCTGGGACCTCTACGGCGGGGCCGGGCTGTTCGCCGCGGCGCTGGCCGACCGGGTCGGCCCGGGTGGGCGGGTCACCCTGGTCGAGTCGGCCGCGCAGGGCGTGGCCGCGGCCCGGGAGAACCTGCGCGACCTGCGCCAGGTGGAGGTGGTGGCGGCCCGGGTGGAGAGCGCGCTGGCCCGCCGCCGGATCACCGGCCCGGTCGACGTGGTGGTGCTCGACCCGCCCCGCTCCGGCGCCGGCGGCCGGGTGGTGCGCGAGCTGGCCGCCGCCGGTCCGCGGGCGGTGGCGTACGTGGCGTGCGACCCGGCGGCCTTCGCCCGGGACGTGCGCACCTTCGCCGGGCTCGGCTGGCGGCTGGCCACGCTGCGCGGCTTCGACCTGTTCCCGATGACCCAGCACGTCGAGCTGGTCGGGCTGCTGCTGCCGCCCGACTGA
- a CDS encoding potassium channel family protein gives MHVVIMGCGRVGSTLAHSLESRGHSVAVIDQDADAFRRLGPDFAGITVTGAGFDGEVLRQAGIERADAFAAVSSGDNSNIISARLARETFGVSRVAARIYDQRRAQVYERLGIPTVATVRWTADRMLRHLVPEGNVEIFRDPTSTVSIVEVPTHKDWIGRPVRALEEATGARVAYLSRFGIGTLPTTSSVVQEGDQIFMLVTDDIVATVTSVAAAPPEGVH, from the coding sequence GTGCACGTCGTGATCATGGGGTGTGGCCGGGTCGGCTCGACCCTCGCCCACAGCCTGGAGTCCCGGGGGCACTCGGTGGCGGTCATCGACCAGGACGCCGACGCCTTCCGCCGGCTCGGCCCGGACTTCGCCGGGATCACGGTCACCGGCGCCGGCTTCGACGGCGAGGTGCTGCGCCAGGCCGGCATCGAGCGCGCGGACGCCTTCGCCGCGGTCTCCAGCGGCGACAACTCCAACATCATCTCGGCCCGGCTGGCCCGGGAGACGTTCGGGGTGTCCCGGGTCGCCGCGCGGATCTACGACCAGCGCCGCGCGCAGGTCTACGAGCGCCTGGGCATCCCCACCGTGGCCACCGTCCGGTGGACCGCCGACCGGATGCTGCGGCACCTGGTGCCGGAGGGCAACGTGGAGATCTTCCGCGACCCGACCAGCACCGTGTCGATCGTCGAGGTGCCGACGCACAAGGACTGGATCGGCCGGCCGGTGCGCGCCCTGGAGGAGGCGACCGGCGCCCGGGTGGCCTACCTGAGCCGCTTCGGCATCGGCACGCTGCCCACCACGTCCAGCGTCGTGCAGGAGGGTGACCAAATCTTCATGCTGGTCACCGACGACATCGTGGCGACGGTCACGTCG
- a CDS encoding APC family permease, whose protein sequence is MASPTSLLKRLLVGRPFRSDRLQHTLLPKRIALPVFASDALSSVAYAPDEILLTLSIAGASAYLFSPWIALAVVGVMLTVVASYRQNVHAYPSGGGDYEVATVNLGPRAGVGVASALLVDYVLTVAVSVSSGVANLGSVVPFVATHKVLIAVLAVVLLTAMNLRGLRESGTAFAIPTYGFVIVIGAMLLTGLIRVFVLGHDLRAPSADLVIQAEHSVTGFALVFLLLRTFSSGCAALTGVEAISNGVPAFKAPKSRNAATTLLLLGTIAVAMLIGIIWLSRLTGLQFVEDPALQIVGGPDGYVQKTVTTQLGETVFGSGSVLLYVVAGATALILFLAANTAFNGFPVLGSILAQDRYLPRQLHTRGDRLAFSNGIVFLAVFAIVLIVGFQAEVTKLIQLYIVGVFVSFTLSQAGMIRHWNRHLKTERDPQARRRMLRSRAINTFGMAMTGAVLVVVLVTKFLLGAWIAIAAMAVIYVLMLAIRRHYDRVAAELTPPDGGRAVLPARNHAVVLVSKLHQPTLRAIAYARATRPDTLTAVTVNVDDKDTRDLQGEWERRELPVPLTVIDSPYREITRPILNYVAGVRRESPRDVVTVFIPEYVVGRWWENLLHNQSALRLKGRLLFEPGVMVTSVPWQLESTASKNLDRFDATLTRGPARGPRVVPRSTLPPAVPPLGVDEPGEGGRTAGANRD, encoded by the coding sequence GTGGCCAGTCCCACCTCGCTGCTGAAGCGGCTGCTCGTCGGTCGACCGTTCCGGTCCGACCGGCTCCAGCACACCCTCCTGCCGAAGCGCATCGCGCTGCCCGTCTTCGCCTCCGACGCCCTCTCCAGCGTGGCGTACGCGCCGGACGAGATCCTGCTGACCCTCTCCATCGCGGGCGCGTCGGCGTACCTCTTCTCGCCGTGGATCGCCCTCGCCGTGGTCGGGGTGATGCTCACCGTGGTGGCCAGCTACCGGCAGAACGTGCACGCCTACCCCTCCGGCGGCGGCGACTACGAGGTGGCCACCGTCAACCTCGGGCCGCGCGCCGGCGTCGGCGTGGCCAGCGCGCTGCTGGTCGACTACGTGCTGACGGTCGCGGTGTCGGTCTCCTCCGGGGTGGCCAACCTCGGCTCCGTGGTGCCGTTCGTGGCCACCCACAAGGTGCTCATCGCGGTCCTCGCGGTGGTGCTGCTGACCGCGATGAACCTGCGCGGCCTGCGCGAGTCCGGGACGGCCTTCGCCATCCCCACCTACGGGTTCGTCATCGTGATCGGCGCCATGCTGCTCACCGGCCTGATCCGGGTCTTCGTGCTCGGCCACGACCTGCGCGCCCCCAGCGCCGACCTGGTGATCCAGGCCGAGCACAGCGTCACCGGCTTCGCCCTGGTCTTCCTGCTGCTGCGGACCTTCTCCTCGGGCTGCGCCGCGCTCACCGGCGTGGAGGCGATCTCCAACGGGGTGCCCGCGTTCAAGGCGCCGAAGAGCCGCAACGCGGCCACCACCCTGCTGCTGCTCGGCACCATCGCGGTGGCGATGCTGATCGGCATCATCTGGCTGTCCCGGCTCACCGGGCTGCAGTTCGTCGAGGACCCGGCCCTGCAGATCGTCGGCGGCCCCGATGGGTACGTGCAGAAGACGGTCACCACCCAGCTCGGCGAGACGGTCTTCGGCTCCGGCTCGGTGCTGCTCTACGTGGTGGCCGGGGCCACCGCGCTGATCCTCTTCCTGGCCGCGAACACCGCCTTCAACGGCTTCCCGGTGCTCGGCTCGATCCTCGCCCAGGACCGGTACCTGCCCCGCCAGCTGCACACCCGGGGCGACCGGCTGGCGTTCTCCAACGGGATCGTCTTCCTGGCCGTCTTCGCGATCGTGCTGATCGTCGGCTTCCAGGCCGAGGTGACCAAGCTCATCCAGCTCTACATCGTCGGGGTGTTCGTCTCGTTCACCCTCTCCCAGGCCGGCATGATCCGGCACTGGAACCGGCACCTGAAGACCGAGCGCGACCCGCAGGCGCGGCGGCGGATGCTCCGCTCCCGGGCGATCAACACCTTCGGGATGGCGATGACCGGCGCGGTGCTGGTCGTCGTGCTGGTCACCAAGTTCCTGCTCGGGGCGTGGATCGCGATCGCCGCGATGGCGGTGATCTACGTGCTGATGCTGGCCATCCGCCGGCACTACGACCGGGTCGCCGCCGAGCTGACCCCGCCGGACGGCGGGCGCGCCGTGCTGCCCGCCCGCAACCACGCCGTGGTGCTGGTCAGCAAGTTGCACCAGCCGACGCTGCGGGCCATCGCGTACGCCCGGGCCACCCGGCCGGACACACTGACCGCGGTGACCGTCAACGTCGACGACAAGGACACCCGGGACCTGCAGGGGGAGTGGGAGCGGCGGGAGCTGCCGGTGCCGCTGACCGTGATCGACTCGCCGTACCGGGAGATCACCCGGCCGATCCTCAACTACGTGGCCGGCGTCCGCCGGGAGTCCCCGCGGGACGTGGTCACCGTCTTCATCCCGGAGTACGTGGTCGGCCGCTGGTGGGAGAACCTGCTGCACAACCAGAGCGCGCTGCGGCTCAAGGGCCGGCTGCTCTTCGAGCCGGGGGTGATGGTGACCAGCGTGCCGTGGCAGCTCGAGTCGACCGCCAGCAAGAACCTGGACCGGTTCGACGCCACGCTCACCCGCGGCCCGGCCCGGGGCCCGCGGGTGGTGCCGCGCAGCACCCTGCCGCCGGCCGTGCCGCCGCTCGGCGTCGACGAGCCCGGGGAGGGCGGCCGGACCGCCGGGGCCAACCGTGACTGA